Within Brachyhypopomus gauderio isolate BG-103 chromosome 4, BGAUD_0.2, whole genome shotgun sequence, the genomic segment TTGATCAGACTGGATCACTGACGGGTGAGTGGTGGGGGATGTGGGGTTTGATCAGACTGGATCACTGATGGGTGAGTGGTGGGGGATGTCTGATTTGATCAGACTGGATCACTGATGGGTGAGTGGTGGGGGATGTGGGGTTTGATCATACTGGATCACTGACGGGTGAGTGGTGGGGGATGTCTGGTTTGATCAGACTGGATCACTGACGGGTGAGTGGTGGGGGATGTCTGGTTTGATCAGACTGGATCACTGACGGGTGAGTGGTGGGGGATGTGGGGTTTGATCAGACTGGATCACTGACGGGTGAGTGGTGGGGGATGTCTGGTTTGATCAGACTGGATCACTGACGGGTGAGGTTTGGGGGATGTCTGGTTTGATCAGACTGGATTACTGACGGGTGAGTGGTGGGGGATGTAGGGTTTGATCAGACTGGATCACTGACTGGTGAGTGGTGGGGGATGTGGGGTTTGATCAGAGTGGATCACTGACGGGTTATTGGAGGGGGATGTCTGGTTTGATCAGACTGGATCACTGACGGGTGAGTGGTGGGGGATGTGGGGTTTGATCAGACTGGATCACTGACGGGTGATTGGTGGGGGATGTGGAGTTTGATCAGACTGGATCGCTGACTGGTGAGTGGTGGGGGATGTCTGGTTTGATCAGACTGGATCACTGACAGGTGAATGGTTAGGGAATGTGGAGTTTGATCAGACTGGATCACTGATGGGTGAGTGGTGGGGGATGTGGGGTTTGATCAGACTGGGTAAGTGGTGGGGGATGTGGGGTTTGATCAGACTGGGTTAGTGGTGGGGGATGTGGGGTTTGATAAGACTGGATCACTGACGGGTGAGTGGTGGGGGATGTGGGGTTTGATTAGACTGGATCACTGATGGGTGAGTGGTTAGAGAATGGATCACTGATGGGTGAGTGGTGGGGGATGTGGGGTTTGATCAGACTGGATCACTGACGGGTGAGTGGTGGGGGATATGGGGTTTGATCAGACTGGATCACTGACGGGTGATTGGAGGGGGATGTCTGGTTTGATCAGACTGGATCACTGACGGGTGAGTGGTGGGGGATGTGGGGTTTGATCAGACTGGATCACTGACGGGTGAGTGGTGGGGGATGTGGGGTTTGATCAGACTGGATCACTGATGGGTGAGTGGTGGGGGATGTCTGATTTGATCAGACTGGATCACTGACGGGTGAGTGGTGGGGGATGTGGGGTTTGATCATACTGGATCACTGACGGGTGAGTGGTGGGGGATGTCTGGTTTGATCAGACTTGATCACTGACGGGTGAGTGGTGGGGGATGTGGGGTTTGATCAGACTGGATCACTGACGGGTGAGTGGTGGGGGATGTGGGGTTTGATCAGACTGGATCACTGACGGGTGATTGGAGGGGGATGTCTGGTTTGATCAGACTGGATCACTGACTGGTGAGTGGTGGGGGATGTGGAGTTTGATCAGACTGGATCACTGACGGGTGAGTGGTGGGGGATGTCTGGTTTGATCAGACTGGATCACTGATGGGTGAGTGGTGGGGGATGTGGGGTTTGATCAGACTGGATCACTGACGGGTGAGTGGTGGGGGATGTGGGGTTTGATCAGACTGGATCACTGACGGGTGATTGGAGGGGGATGTCTGGTTTGATCAGACTGGATCATTGACGGGTGAGTGGTGGGGGATGTCTGGTTTGATAAGACTGGATCATTGACGGGTGAGTGGAGGGGGATGTCTGGTTTGATAAGACTGGATCACTGACGGGTGAGTGGAGGGGGATGTGGGGTTTGATGAGGCGGTGATAAGTCTGAGTCTACAGCTATGTctacacctgtgtcttgttcagCATCAAGGCCGGGAAGCGGCTCTCGTATGTTCAGTATCAGCTCTACACTAAGCAGAAGGGCCTGAACTTCACCGCTGTGCGGCCTGACCGAGATACGTCTGCATGTGGAGCACCCGACCCCCAGCCGGATTCGCCCCCTCTGGCCGGCGTCCAATTGGCACACGGCACCAAGCTGTCACCCggcccctcccactctcacCCGGCCCTTGCTGACTCTGGGGGAGGcccctccagccaatgccgGCTGAATACCCGACTGTGAGTCTGCCGCCCGCGTTCTCCTCAGACCCCTGCCTCGTTGTCTTTGCTGCATATCTTCATTTCTGACATTTCCTTCCTGGCTTGCTTTTCTCTGCACTAGGAACGGCTCCTACGCAGGTTGCTCTGAGCGTGAAGGCCCCAGTGTTAATGGCGACGGCGACGCTGGTCACGGTTTGCCCGTCTTTACACTGAGAGGGTCGAAGGACTTCCGGGAGACTAATGGTTACACTCGCCCTCCAAATGGTACCTTAACACCTTTAGACTGTGTTCCTCATTTGGAACGTGCGCTCCTAAGGTCCGAGTCCAGATGTCcccgggtggaggtgggggaggtggagacaTCCTGCAGCCTTCCTACTCCCCCATGCACAGCTGGAGCCCCTGAGCCTCCCAGCCCCCGAGATGTCACTCACCACGGAGAAGTCTCCTCCATCCACCCAGAGACTGCTTCAGCAACCATCACAGCCAAGCAGGAAAACGTGGCCAGTTCAGATGAGCCCCTCCCCATGACTCCAATTGGCCGGCCCAGACTGAATGGAAGTCACCATAGCACATGTAGCTCCACCTTAAACGAGTCCAGTTATCAAACAAGCAAGTCATCAGCACAGACCCCTGAGACTGGGGTCATTTCTGAATTTTTTGCTCATTCACGGCTCCATCATATCTCCACATGGAGGAACGAGTTCTCGGAGTATGTGAACTCTCTGCAGAGCCGGTGTCGGGCAGCTGGGGGCGCTGTGTTTTCTGGAAAAGAGAAGCTGAAGAAGCTAAGAGCCAATCACTGTGCAGGTAAGGTCACAACAACTGTTAACCCTGCATTTATTTTCTTGTTTAACCAGTTCTAATGTGGCTTATCTTTTGTAAAAAGGTTTAATGTGCGTTTGAGCATGGTACTGTGCTATAGTCCTGTGATCAGCAGGTTGAATATTTAGTGAGGAAATGATTTTGGTCGTTTCTCAGGTGTTTCAACCCTgcttcctcctcacacacacaagccctgcATTCTGCACGTGGACATGGACTGCTTCTTTGTGTCAGTCGGGATTAGACACCGGCCTGATCTAAAAGGTGATCTTCTATCGCCCGAGTGCTCACGAGAGCTGGAGGTTGacacagtgaacacatgctgtgtTTATAGTGGGAAAGCTCAGGCTGTCATTGGTAAAATGTTCATGGTATCCTTTTCTCTTTGTAACTTCCAGGGAAGCCAGTTGCCGTGACGAGCAACCGTGGGCGTGGTGTTGTGGCTCAGCGACCTGGTGCCAACCCCCAGCTAGAATTTCAGTACTACCAGATGAAAAGGAACCAGCACAGAGCAGGTGACTGCAGTGTTCAGTATAGCATTAGATCACATGACTGCAGGGTTCAGTACAGCTGCACATCACATGACTGCAGGGTTCAGTACAGCTGCACATCACATGACTGCAGTGTTCAGTATAGCATTAGATCACATGACTGCAGGGTTCAGTATAGCTGCACATCACATGACTGCAGGGTTCAGTACAGCTGCACATCACATGACTGCACCGTTCAGTACAGCATTAGATCTTGTGCCACAGAATAAGTGGCTTCTTTTGCATTTCTTAAAGTTGTTTCAGGTAGAGACAGACAGGGTCTTTGCATGTCATCATACAGTATATCACAGGAGTCgacaacctttgagacatggagtacCAACTTCAACatttctagtcaatgagtgtgccactatcaacaaataaaattggacGGGGGGAATTTTaaatgattattattttttgctgatgctggtccagcgtggtgcgtgccagtgattatgcctcggagTGCCAGCAGTGGCCcgtgtgccataggttgccgacccctggtataTCATCATATACTTTTCAAGTGGCACCTTTTGCTTTGTTAGACTTTAAGATGATTTAAGAAATGTAAATATTTCTGATTTAACAGagaaagttcaaactgattgaTGTGACTTCTatgatatacactatattgccaaaagtattcactcaccttccttgactcacgtATGAGTTTAAGTGACATCCCCTTACTAATTCATAGGGTTCTATATGATGATGTTCAACCAGCTCGAACAGCTTCAACTCCTTTGGGAAGGTTGTCCACAACGTTtaggtgtgtttatggggattttttaccATTCTTCCAGCAGAAGTGCATATGTGAGGTcatatactgatgttggataTGAAGGCCTGgatctcagtctccgctctaattcatcccaaaggtgttctatcagtgcactggtgcacagtcatgttggaagaggaagtggccaactccaaactgttcccacaaagttgggagaatGGAATTgtacaaaatgtcttggtatgctgaagcattcagagttccttttactggaactaaggggccaagcccagctcctgaaaaccaaccccacaccataattaatcactccagagaacgtacctccactgctctagagtccagtggtaacgtgttttacaccactgcatccgatgcattgcattgcacttggtgatgtatggtttggatgcagctgctcaaccatggaaacccatttcaTGAAGCTTTCTGCACACTGTTcctgagctaatctgaaggccacatgaagtttgcgtgtctgtagtgattgacgctgcagaaagttggcgacctcttcgcactatacgcttcagcatccactgacccgctccgtcagtttatgtggccctaccactttgtggctgagttaCTGTCGTTCCAAAACAAttcaattttcttataataaagttgactggaatatttaagtgaggaaatttcatgactgtgTTTGCACAGGAGGCTTCCTCTCACAgctccatgctggaattcactgagctcctgagagtgacctaTTCTTTCATCTGTTTGTACAAATGTGCATTCTtatgtgcttaattttatacacttgtggccatggaagtgattggaacgcCTGATTCccataatttggatgggtgagcgaatacttttggcaataaagTGTATGTGTAGCCATGTAAAGTGTCTGTAAACTGTTTGCCTCTCAGGTAGGGGCAGTGAGGATGTTGAGATGAACCCTTCtccagaggtggaggagggcggcagggtggaggagggcggCCGGGTGGAGCAGGACCAGGTGGCTCTCTCCATGGCTGAGATTGCCTCCTGCAGCTACGAGGCCAGGTACTCGGACCCCCGCCTGCATTTCAAACAGCTCTGAGCAAATGCTGGTGTGTGTACTACACGCGGCCTGTACTAAAGCACGTGCTGTGTGTCTCCAACGCGTGCGTCTCCGTTTGCAGGCAGGCAGGCGTGAGGAACGGGATGTTCTTTGGCCAGGCCAAGCAGCTGTGTCCTGACCTGCAGTCGGTGCCCTATGACTTCCACGCGTACAAGGAGGTCGCGATGTCCATGTACCAGACCCTGGCCAGGTAGTCTCCGTGGACACGGCTCgtgctgacctctgacctgttcGTAACATCTGTGCGCAGCACGGTGTAACGGATCTCCTCGCTTTGCAGTTATACGTACGGCATCGAGGCTCTGAGCTGCGACGAGGCGTTGGTGGACGCCACTGCTCTCCTGGCGGACCTGGGCGTCTCCCCTGGCGAGCTGGCCACCGCCATCCGCGCCGACGTGAAGGAGAGGACCGGCTGCTCAGCATCCATTGGCATTGGTTAGACTTGTCTCTTTATGCTAATGAATATTCAAATGCTGTGTCCATTTCACTTTGGTTTACTGCCCAAACTTCAACAAACTATTGTTTGTTGTGTTCGATGCAGATAACGTTGTTTAACAGACTTTCTCTGTGCTCTCTCTGTGGGTCGTGGTCTTGGGTCCTCCACCGAGTTCCCTTAGTTCTGTTCCGTGTCTCCCTTGTCAGGCTCCAACATCCTCCTGGCTAGGATGGCGACCCGCAAGGCCAAACCCAACGGGCAGCATTTCCTCAGGCCGGAGGAGGTGGACGACTTCATCAGGGAGCAGCCGGTCACCAGCCTGCCAGGTAGACCCCGAGCAGTCGAAAGATGCACAGCTACCTTctccccttgtgtgtgtgtgtgtgtagcgtttcGAGGCTCAGTGTAACGTCTGTGcacgtgggtgtgtgcgtgcgtgcaggtGTGGGGCGGTCTATGAGCGGGAAGCTGTCCTCTCTGGGCGTGAGCACGTGTGGAGACCTGCAGCAGGTGTCCATGGTGTGTCTGCAGAAGGAGTTTGGGCCACGCACAGGACAGACTCTCTTCCGCTTCTGCAGGGGGCTGGACGACCGGCCTGTTCGCAgtgaaaaggagaggaagtctGTGTCTGCAGAGATGAACTACAACATCCGCTTCACACAGGTTGGAGACTGTGCGCGTTGGGCCTTCCACTTGTTTTCAGAATTTGAGACTCCGCTGTAGTTGACCAATTTATTATGTTCACAGTGCACTTTAATGAAATGAACACAAGTAAACTTTAATGAGGACTCTGTTCTCTCTGTGATCATCTTCAGCACTGAGATCTCAGACCACTTGCTGTTCACAGCTTTGTTAGCTTGGACCCAATCTGTGTATCATTCAGTTATGGGTACTGCTTCGAATGCCTGAAGAATGTTTCATTAGCAATTTAATTGCACATGTTCTTGTATGCTTTAGGTGGAGGAGGCAGAGACCTTCCTGACTAACCTGTCCATGGAGGTGCAGAAAAGactgcagggggcggggcttagaggTCGTCGGGTTACACTGAAAGTGATGATGCGTAAAGCTGGTGCTCCAATGGAACCTGCCAAATATGGAGGGCATGGCATCTGTGACAACCTGGCCAGGTGACCTTGATGCAAACCCCTTGCACACTGGACCCTGCCGTTTGCTTTTAGCGTGACcttgtgtatttgtttgtgacCTCCGAGCAGGTCTGTACTGCTGGCTCAGCCCACAGACAGCGGTCAGCTGATCTCTGCGGAGGTCATCAAGGTGTTCCGTGCCATGAAGCTGGCTGTGGCAGACATGAGAGGGGTGGGGCTTCAGGTGCAGCAGCTGGAGCGCTCGCACTCAGACACGGGTGCACCCCACTCCCGCTCCATCAGAGACCTGCTCACGGCACGCCGCACCACCCACAGCAGGGAACCGGGACGGACAGGTCAGGATGCTGTGTGTGGGAACGAGATGCATGTCTGGACTCTAAATGTTTCTAAATAAGACCTTAAACATGCTacattctggttttttttttttgtctttttttacaGATGAACGTCCTAGAATGTCTTCCCATCAGGACGGGATTTCTTCTTCTGTAACTCCACTCACTTTTTCAAATTCAAAGCCTGGGACGAGTAAAGGGGAGCCTCCTCCAAGCCACACCCCTAGCCACACCCACTCGCCCAGCCATTCCTGTACCCGCCTCAACTTCAGCATAGAGGTCCCATCCCCTTCTCAGGTTAGAAAACACTGTAGTCCATCACGCTGACAGAGACGGGGACGTGTGCCGTCTCGGTGGCTCAGTGCTGTGGGGAGAGCTCACGTTAGCCCTGTTCCCTCCAGGTGGAGAGAGCTCACGTTAGCCCTGTTCCCTCCAGGTGGAGAGAGCTCACGTTAGCCCTGTTCCCTCCAGGTGGAGAGAGCTCACGTTAGCCCTGTTCCCTCCAGGTGGAGAGAGCTCACGTTAGCCCTGTTCTCTCCAGGTGGAGAGAGAGCTCACGTTAGCCCTGTTCCCTCCAGGTGGAGAGAGAGCTCACGTTAGCCCTGTTCCCTCCAGGTGGAGAGAGAGCTCACGTTAGCCCTGTTCCCTCCAGGTGGAGAGAGAGCTCACGTTAGCCCTGTTCCCTCCAGGTGGAGAGAGAGCTCACGTTAGCCCTGTTCCCTCCAGGTGGAGAGAGAGCTCACGTTAGCCCTGTTCCCTCCAGGTGGAGAGAGAGCTCACGTTAGCCCTGTTCCCTCCAGGTGGAGAGAGAGCTCACGTTAGCCCTGTTCCCTCCAGGTGGAGAGAGAGCTCACGTTAGCCCTGTTCCCTCCAGGTGGAGAGAGAGCTCACGTTAGCCCTGTTCCCTCCAGGTGGAGAGAGAGCTCACGTTAGCCCTGTTCCCTCCAGGTGGAGAGAGAGCTCACGTTAGCCCTGTTCCCTCCAGGTGGAGAGAGAGCTCACGTTAGCCCTGTTCCCTCCAGGTGGAGAGAGAGCTCACGTTAGCCCTGTTCCCTCCAGGTGGAGAGAGAGCTCACGTTAGCCCTGTTCCCTCCAGGTGGAGAGAGAGCTCACGTTAGCCCTGTTCCCTCCAGGTGGAGAGAGAGCTCACGTTAGCCCTGTTCCCTCCAGGTGGAGAGAGAGCTCACGTTAGCCCTGTTCCCTCCAGGTGGACCGCTCCGTGTTGGAAGCTTTGCCTGCAGAGCTGAGAGAACAGGTGGAGCGGTCATGGAGCCACAGAGAGGAGAAACCCAGTACGTCCACGCCCCACCCAACGTTTCCCAGCGCCCCGTCAc encodes:
- the rev1 gene encoding DNA repair protein REV1 isoform X1; the protein is MSRDGWRKKASEDDGWGGRGGYMAAKVSKLEQQFEKEAPVEQEKRGAFSGIFHGVAIYVNGYTEPSADELRKLMMLHGGHFHLYYSRSRTTHVIATNLPNCKIQELKGVKVIRPDWITDSIKAGKRLSYVQYQLYTKQKGLNFTAVRPDRDTSACGAPDPQPDSPPLAGVQLAHGTKLSPGPSHSHPALADSGGGPSSQCRLNTRLNGSYAGCSEREGPSVNGDGDAGHGLPVFTLRGSKDFRETNGYTRPPNGTLTPLDCVPHLERALLRSESRCPRVEVGEVETSCSLPTPPCTAGAPEPPSPRDVTHHGEVSSIHPETASATITAKQENVASSDEPLPMTPIGRPRLNGSHHSTCSSTLNESSYQTSKSSAQTPETGVISEFFAHSRLHHISTWRNEFSEYVNSLQSRCRAAGGAVFSGKEKLKKLRANHCAGVSTLLPPHTHKPCILHVDMDCFFVSVGIRHRPDLKGKPVAVTSNRGRGVVAQRPGANPQLEFQYYQMKRNQHRAGRGSEDVEMNPSPEVEEGGRVEEGGRVEQDQVALSMAEIASCSYEARQAGVRNGMFFGQAKQLCPDLQSVPYDFHAYKEVAMSMYQTLASYTYGIEALSCDEALVDATALLADLGVSPGELATAIRADVKERTGCSASIGIGSNILLARMATRKAKPNGQHFLRPEEVDDFIREQPVTSLPGVGRSMSGKLSSLGVSTCGDLQQVSMVCLQKEFGPRTGQTLFRFCRGLDDRPVRSEKERKSVSAEMNYNIRFTQVEEAETFLTNLSMEVQKRLQGAGLRGRRVTLKVMMRKAGAPMEPAKYGGHGICDNLARSVLLAQPTDSGQLISAEVIKVFRAMKLAVADMRGVGLQVQQLERSHSDTGAPHSRSIRDLLTARRTTHSREPGRTDERPRMSSHQDGISSSVTPLTFSNSKPGTSKGEPPPSHTPSHTHSPSHSCTRLNFSIEVPSPSQVDRSVLEALPAELREQVERSWSHREEKPSTSTPHPTFPSAPSLPPPPTLLLQLPDQPGQPGSMGIVLELPDFSQVDPEVFAALPRELQEELCSAYRRRETAPAQRTVAEQRNPLLLLKQPAAGKVKRSYKRKNGSPAKRGTSPLKPLRPGNSPAKAEPPPLKDTDKPPGCKQIENGPSSSSSLSSQVPEVLSKFTPRPVPALAGACELGDVRALLREWVTTISEPMEEDILQVVKYCTELIEDKDLEKLDLVIKYMKRLMQQSVESVWSMAFDFILDNVQVVVQQTYGSTLKIT
- the rev1 gene encoding DNA repair protein REV1 isoform X2, which encodes MSRDGWRKKASEDDGWGGRGGYMAAKVSKLEQQFEKEAPVEQEKRGAFSGIFHGVAIYVNGYTEPSADELRKLMMLHGGHFHLYYSRSRTTHVIATNLPNCKIQELKGVKVIRPDWITDSIKAGKRLSYVQYQLYTKQKGLNFTAVRPDRDTSACGAPDPQPDSPPLAGVQLAHGTKLSPGPSHSHPALADSGGGPSSQCRLNTRLNGSYAGCSEREGPSVNGDGDAGHGLPVFTLRGSKDFRETNGYTRPPNGTLTPLDCVPHLERALLRSESRCPRVEVGEVETSCSLPTPPCTAGAPEPPSPRDVTHHGEVSSIHPETASATITAKQENVASSDEPLPMTPIGRPRLNGSHHSTCSSTLNESSYQTSKSSAQTPETGVISEFFAHSRLHHISTWRNEFSEYVNSLQSRCRAAGGAVFSGKEKLKKLRANHCAGVSTLLPPHTHKPCILHVDMDCFFVSVGIRHRPDLKGKPVAVTSNRGRGVVAQRPGANPQLEFQYYQMKRNQHRAGRGSEDVEMNPSPEVEEGGRVEEGGRVEQDQVALSMAEIASCSYEARQAGVRNGMFFGQAKQLCPDLQSVPYDFHAYKEVAMSMYQTLASYTYGIEALSCDEALVDATALLADLGVSPGELATAIRADVKERTGCSASIGIGSNILLARMATRKAKPNGQHFLRPEEVDDFIREQPVTSLPGVGRSMSGKLSSLGVSTCGDLQQVSMVCLQKEFGPRTGQTLFRFCRGLDDRPVRSEKERKSVSAEMNYNIRFTQVEEAETFLTNLSMEVQKRLQGAGLRGRRVTLKVMMRKAGAPMEPAKYGGHGICDNLARSVLLAQPTDSGQLISAEVIKVFRAMKLAVADMRGVGLQVQQLERSHSDTGAPHSRSIRDLLTARRTTHSREPGRTDERPRMSSHQDGISSSVTPLTFSNSKPGTSKGEPPPSHTPSHTHSPSHSCTRLNFSIEVPSPSQVDRSVLEALPAELREQVERSWSHREEKPSTSTPHPTFPSAPSLPPPPTLLLQLPDQPGQPGSMGIVLELPDFSQVDPEVFAALPRELQEELCSAYRRRETAPAQRTVAEQRNPLLLLKQPAAGKVKRSYKRKNGSPAKRGTSPLKPLRPGNSPAKAEPPPLKDTDKPPGCKIENGPSSSSSLSSQVPEVLSKFTPRPVPALAGACELGDVRALLREWVTTISEPMEEDILQVVKYCTELIEDKDLEKLDLVIKYMKRLMQQSVESVWSMAFDFILDNVQVVVQQTYGSTLKIT
- the rev1 gene encoding DNA repair protein REV1 isoform X3, with protein sequence MTPIGRPRLNGSHHSTCSSTLNESSYQTSKSSAQTPETGVISEFFAHSRLHHISTWRNEFSEYVNSLQSRCRAAGGAVFSGKEKLKKLRANHCAGVSTLLPPHTHKPCILHVDMDCFFVSVGIRHRPDLKGKPVAVTSNRGRGVVAQRPGANPQLEFQYYQMKRNQHRAGRGSEDVEMNPSPEVEEGGRVEEGGRVEQDQVALSMAEIASCSYEARQAGVRNGMFFGQAKQLCPDLQSVPYDFHAYKEVAMSMYQTLASYTYGIEALSCDEALVDATALLADLGVSPGELATAIRADVKERTGCSASIGIGSNILLARMATRKAKPNGQHFLRPEEVDDFIREQPVTSLPGVGRSMSGKLSSLGVSTCGDLQQVSMVCLQKEFGPRTGQTLFRFCRGLDDRPVRSEKERKSVSAEMNYNIRFTQVEEAETFLTNLSMEVQKRLQGAGLRGRRVTLKVMMRKAGAPMEPAKYGGHGICDNLARSVLLAQPTDSGQLISAEVIKVFRAMKLAVADMRGVGLQVQQLERSHSDTGAPHSRSIRDLLTARRTTHSREPGRTDERPRMSSHQDGISSSVTPLTFSNSKPGTSKGEPPPSHTPSHTHSPSHSCTRLNFSIEVPSPSQVDRSVLEALPAELREQVERSWSHREEKPSTSTPHPTFPSAPSLPPPPTLLLQLPDQPGQPGSMGIVLELPDFSQVDPEVFAALPRELQEELCSAYRRRETAPAQRTVAEQRNPLLLLKQPAAGKVKRSYKRKNGSPAKRGTSPLKPLRPGNSPAKAEPPPLKDTDKPPGCKQIENGPSSSSSLSSQVPEVLSKFTPRPVPALAGACELGDVRALLREWVTTISEPMEEDILQVVKYCTELIEDKDLEKLDLVIKYMKRLMQQSVESVWSMAFDFILDNVQVVVQQTYGSTLKIT